CTAATAGCATGGGGACAGTTCAATATGTTGCCTTGGCAGGGGTAATTGCTGTTACTGGCCAAGGACAGCATTGCAATGAATATGGTGTGCCTCTGGGTTTGCCAGCGGGTGGGTCTCAAAATATGCTACTGGCAAGTCAGAACCTGTTCAGTCAGAGCAGTGGGAAGACTATCATGCTATCTGACTTGGACAATACCCTCTTTGTCCCATGTGGCTCAGAAAGCAGCATTAGCCAAGCTCCTAAAGGGGGTAATCTTAGTAGCCAAGCTGAAAACCTTGTACCTAGGCACCTACGCCAAATGCATGGATGAAGTCTTTGTGATATTCAATGCTGGAGACCTATGCACTGCTGAGATGGCGTGTCCTATGAGTAGCCTTGCCAATTGACCTATACAACTCTGTTGTGTCAATACAGAGGGTTTACTGCAAGTGGAACAATAGTATAAGATATGATGTCTATATAGAAGAAGGACTTAGTGCTGGATTCAGACGCTCTCTATATGCTAGTACAAGGAAGAATTACCAAGGGAACATCAATGAGCTCTGGAGCATATATAGTGATACTGACTCTCCAGAGAACTATATGATGAGACAGAGGGTGTTCAGGGGGGGATTCAATAAATGGAGGGTCTTCCTGAAAACAGATTGGAGAGATAAGAACCATCTCAGATGGATTCCTAAGACTCCAGGGGAACCCAATAATATAAGGGATAGAATTGCATCTGTTAATATCAATGGTTTCAAAGCTAAGCAAGGTGAACTCCACAGCTTCATTGTCAATGAGCAAATCTCTATCTGTGCTTTGCAGGAAACCTTGGTTAGAAGCCACTCATATCCAGTGGAAGTAACTGGGTTCACATCCTTTGTGAGACATCACAAGGAAGGATTCAGGGGACAGGCTCTTCTTGTAAAAAATAGCTACATGGCATATGAAGTGGGCAAGTCAAATGACTACTATATCCATGTAAAACTAAATGGTGTGAAATCTGCTGGTGGGCCAGTGCATATCATTGCAGTATACCTACCATCTGGTAATAATCATGGTGGAGCAAGGAGAAAGTTGGTAAAAGAAATTTGCCAAGAAATTGCAAAAGTCATTGGAAAGGATAAGAAGGCTGCATGTGTCATAATGGGGGACTTCAACTACTCAGCTGAAGACCTGAATAAATGGTTGAAACCCTCTAAGTCAGGTTTAAGCACAATGAACACCAAAGGGTCTGCCTTAACAAGGTTCCCAAAAAGTGGATGGTGCAGAGACCTTGACCACATTGTAGTGAACTCTAGAGCAATGAGTCTCCTCAAAGCCCCAAGAGTTATGCGCAAATATGAGCTAAGTGACCACAGACCAATACTGGCAGAATTCAGAAAGTTACCAAATGAGTCACCTTCTGAGCAAAAACCAGTTAAATGGGATATGGGCCGGTTCAAAGTATTTGCTAAAGAGTTTGTGAACCATAATAGGTGGGCAGTTCTTAGCAAAGCTGAAATAGAGACAGGAGAAGAGTTGAGCAAGGTGACAGATCAAATGGCCAAGACCTTAGACTTGGTTGCAGAGGATCTAAGCCTCAAGACCCAGCCCAATAACCTGCCTCCCGTGTTTAAAAAGAAACTAAGGAAGCTTCTCAAGAGGAAGAACACCTTGGCATCCAATATTGCTATGGATTTTTCTCAAGGCAGATCCCCATGTGAATCTCTGCTGAAAAAGTTTGAAATGGCAAAGGACCATCTGAATAAAGCACAAAAACAATGGAGGAAGGACCTCTGTAGAAAAGAGGTCCACAATTTGTGCAACGCAATAAGAGGCAACAAGATGAAGAAAGTATGGTCTAATCTCAAGTCTAAAATGGGAATTAAGAAATCAGGTCAACAGGCAAACCCTGTAAGAAATAAGGATGGAGAATTGTGCATATCACAAGAAGACATCCTTAGAGCTGTAACTGAACACTATGATAATCTGGTCAATGGAGACCCAGGAACATCTAGAGATAGAGAGTACTGGAGCAACATTGAACTAGACCAGTCAATGGGAAATAGAGCAGAGGACCTAGGGGACCTTAACGCAGCTATATCATGGAGAGATATCCTCTTAGCCATCAGACAAATGCAGAGGGGCACTGCACCAAGTATAGATGGGCTCCAGACAGATGTACTAAAGGAAGTTCTCAATCAAGAGTGCTTTGAATGTGTAAACCAAGAGGGTGAGGCCTTAGAGGGTATAACATATGCACTTGAGGAGAACAAACTCCCTCATAAGCCCCTGACTTTCTTTGGTAAGGTCTTATATAAGATCATAACAAAGACATGGGACTTAGAAAAATGCCCTGAGCTATGGGATGAAGTGACTCTGTGTAACCTTTTTAAAAATGGTGACCCAGAGCTACTAGTAAATTATAGAGGCATCAGCCTTATCTCAGTAGGGCTTAAAGTGTTGTTATCTGTAATAACAGATAGGCTATACAGTGGATTAGAAGGAAGAGGCAGTAGCCCAATTTATATCCATTGCTGAAATCATCAGAAGAAGGGGTATTAAGTCCAAACCAATGGCAACATTTGCTGTGTTTGTGGACTTTAAGAAGGCTTTTGATAAAGTGCACCATGAGGCACTATACAGAATCCTGGACCATATTGGCGTCAGAGGAAAGGCACTTAACTTTATAAGAGCCCTGTACACTAATGCTAAAATAAGAGTCAGATCTGGTGGTAAGCTATCAAATAGCTTTGGTATGTTAAGGGGAAATTGCCAAGGATGCCCAATGTCACCTCTCCTCTTTGATATCTTTGTAAATTTCTTACTAGAGGAGTGTGGTACAGGGGTAGGTGATATAATCAAAGACCTGTGTATGGGTGGCCAATTTGCAGATGATTTGGTTGGACTGTGCAAAGACATTAATGATGTCAAAGTCTTCCTAAGTAACCTAAACAAATGGTGCACAAAATGGGGGATGGAAATTGGCCCAAAAAAGTCAGGAATTATGATGTTTGGAGGCTCTGCCAATGAAAGGGCAGAGTACAACAACACTACCTTCATGGCTGGACCAGATGAAATACCTAAGGTAAAGGAGTATAAATACCTTGGAATTGTAATGGGAGAAGACATGGTAGACTCAAGAATGCTTGGAGGATCTGAAGAGAACCATGCCAAAGTCCTTGCTAAAAGGGGAATGAAGAAACTTTGGGCAATGAGACCATTGCTCAAAGATAACATGTTGCCCCTACAAATGAAAATTGACCTAATTAAAACCTTCTTGGTCTCATCTATGAGCTATGGAGGGGAGTGGTTGGGATTCAAAGGTGAAAATGCAGAACAGCAGCAAAGGGTAATAAACAAGGCAATGAAAATTGCAATGGGGTTATCCAGTAATTCACCATTAGCAGAAGCTTTCATGCTCTCATATGAGTTGGGCATACCTCAAATGGAAGTAGTACAAAATGGGCTGAGAACCCAACTTCACAAGAAGCTGAAAGCCAAGGAGATCAAGACCTTCCTAAGTTACCTGCACCAATATCTGTCATGTAATAGGAAATGGACTTGGATCTCTGGCAATATAAATTGGATAAATCAATATGGCAAAATGCCAGAGCTTCCTCTTTGGAAAAAGAGAAGTTATGCATATGAAACCCATACCCACTGTAACAATTATAGTTGGCCCCTAATCTCCACAGTCATGGCAATAGAAAAAGGATTGGTGAATAAAGACTTTAACCCCATGAATGAGGATGAAAAACTAGAGGCACTTATGGAAGTCTTAAGACCAGACTCAGAGGAATTTGAAAAAGAGGAATACAACCTCCAAGTCAGTGCCAGAGCTGGTGAAAAGAACCATGAGCAAGCAAAAGcaattgacaaggtgaaacAGGCAACCTTGGCAAGATAAATGGCAGCTAACCAAAGTCAGGCTTGGAGTCATTACTCTACCTGGAACTTGGGAGCCACCAGAGGGTATATCAGATCTGCACTAGCCTTTCCTATATTGGCAAAAGGTGTAGCTTGGCTAGCTAGAATCAGGACCAAGTCCTATCCTAGAGTAGACATGCACTGGAATTGCCTGACAGCAGCAGGAAAGACTCCAGATTTTGAAAAGGATGAATGTCCTTTATGTAGGTGCCAAATTAATGAGGGAATGGAATGGATCCACATACTCATAACTTGTAAGCACCCAGTGGTTGAAGAAAACAGGGTCAGACACCTATCAGAACCACTGATGTTAATTGATGCAGAGTTGAAGCTTTCTCCTATTGTGTGTAAAGAAGAGCCTGCAAGGACCACACCCAATCTATTTGGGGAAGTAGGTCTAAATACAGCCAGAGCAGTACTCCTGATAGGTGGAACAGTTAACAACTGGTTTGAAAACTTTTTCCACCTAGGGTATGGACAACTGGATGATGGGGCCCAGGGTCTAAGGACCTTTGGATTTGTATATGTAGCAGAATTCCTCAAAGAGGTAATGCCCCTATATCTGAATGCTCTCTATAATGGAGTACAGACAGACTATAGGATGACAGAGGTGCTGgttgaagaggaggaggcAAACCTCCCCTTAGACTCTGTCTATTTGGATTACCTGGAGGGACAGGACTTAGCGCCTGTCCCCCCTTATGAGTTGTACCCCTAGGGGTTAATAGCCTTAAGCTTGAGAAAGTATGGCACAGGTCTACCCAAAGACTCCCTGCTACTCAGATGTGTTTTAGCATGCCAAAGAGGGTGAAATCCCTCAATGGAGTCCCATGCACTACCTTGCATCACTAGGTGAGAAGGTGTCTGGCAACTTGCAAAATATCTAATGATATGGTGCATGAACAGATTTACATCTGGGGAACCACACTGCCCTGGTAAAGTGGGGGttaccaaaaaaaaaaaaaagaaatggCTACCATATCCAAGGAAAGCAGCAGGCACGCAAATTACCCAATCCCAACACAGGGAGGTAGTGACAATAAATAACAATATAGGCTCTTTCAGGTCTTATAATTGGAATGAGTACAATTTAAATCCCTTGACAAGGAACAATTGGAGGGCAAGTCTGGTGCCAGCAGCTGCGGTAATTCCAGCTCCAATAGCGTATATTAAAGTTGTTGCAGTTAAAAAGCTTGTAGTTGAACTTCAGGCCTGGGCAGGCAGTCTGCATCATGGTATGTACTGTTGGCCTGTGGTGTGGGCAATTGGCTATGAGTGGTAATCAGACAATAATGAGAGTCTACCTGCTTGAGGTCCCTCTGCATAGGCTGGGAGTGATTTCCCAACCAAACTAAAGGACTCTCAAATGATTCTATTGATAAACCTGATACTCAGGGCGTACTAGATTCACAGGTGAACAGATACCCTAGTGCTATGATGTCTATATTTATAATGGGGCTTATAACCTTATTGTTAATACATGCAATCCAATGTGCATTGGGATTGGTAGGGTAATACAGGGATATGGAAACAAATGTGAGCATTGGGACTTTACAACTTGGTAAAAAAATCATTGGTTAAGGCTTGGACAATATGCCAAGAACTCTAGAACTGTCACTCTGAATATAATCTGAAATGTTAGCTTAACTGACATAGTGAATGATAGTACAGTGACATAGTATATAATTGATTCTGCATCATGTAATTACTTAGCAAGGTGAAAGGATTGGAATACTGTCAACTATTCAATAGGTGGCAAATTTCAAACCTCTACTGCAATGTGGGGAATTTAAAGGGCCACACCTGAATACAATGACCTCATAACAATGCAGCTTAAAAGTTCTAAGTCCCAGAGCATTCATAAATAGCCCAGGAGGAGA
The nucleotide sequence above comes from Rhizoctonia solani chromosome 3, complete sequence. Encoded proteins:
- a CDS encoding Retrotransposon-derived protein PEG10, translated to MRKYELSDHRPILAEFRKLPNESPSEQKPVKWDMGRFKVFAKEFVNHNRWAVLSKAEIETGEELSKVTDQMAKTLDLVAEDLSLKTQPNNLPPVFKKKLRKLLKRKNTLASNIAMDFSQGRSPCESLLKKFEMAKDHLNKAQKQWRKDLCRKEVHNLCNAIRGNKMKKVWSNLKSKMGIKKSGQQANPVRNKDGELCISQEDILRAVTEHYDNLVNGDPGTSRDREYWSNIELDQSMGNRAEDLGDLNAAISWRDILLAIRQMQRGTAPSIDGLQTDVLKEVLNQECFECVNQEGEALEGITYALEENKLPHKPLTFFGTVVAFLAYKGKGLGRGVADLEMYMGKKATHGQDYIGNPMWVRWTKGDSNQHFGNKKLPAYAMLNKECQAMIVNVSKGWIPSYNIGFVCSWLISFDVKDVDFNLLKLFIRLSCEASKKLQVTLMLVKQSIEDQSRWEMRMTGAGDQRQLVLEHREVLTHHFNNGSTPLLAQIKAFDGCYVCWDVL